In a single window of the Cryptococcus tetragattii IND107 chromosome 1, whole genome shotgun sequence genome:
- a CDS encoding acyl carrier protein encodes MRSFAVGPPEPLALTKDEISDMLLRVLNQFKQIDSSKLIGNASFTSDLGFDSLDHSELIMSIEETFDIDIADNDICELDSMDRTVDFVAKSLETRRFVEKVKQS; translated from the exons ATGAGAAGCTTCGCAGTTGGTCCGCCAGAACCCCTGGCGCTGACCAAGGACGAGATTTCGGATATGTTACTGAGAGTGCTCAACCAGTTCAAGCAAATTGACAGTAGCAAG CTTATTGGTAATGCATCTTTCACCAGTGATCTGGGGTTTGATTCTCTTGATCACTCTGAACTTATTATGTCCATTGAAGAGACCTTCGATATCGACATCGCCGACAATGACATTTGTGAGCTCGACAGCATGGATAGAA CGGTTGACTTTGTTGCGAAA TCTTTAGAGA CCCGACGTTTTGTCGAAAAAGTCAAACAATCGTAA
- a CDS encoding lysophospholipase NTE1 has product MSSIPTPPDANGNPLIALAVAVIYAILYVLQGVKYGVSLLTIGIPSFMVRMLQYSLTISLGFPHLLALFAGVLLALFFLIRYRYLTRYAQLKESALPPPSPPALSSRLLPLDGDGLGLPDPRSQTSSFHNYLDDFLSAIRVFGYLEKPVFHELSRHLQTRRLAAGDTLEIGGGEFWCVVEGKVQVFAPDASPQGTPTPSSDTNTPIRPSFNGYHLLNEVSTGGTLSSLFSILSLFTEDIKLSWRNSTDDEGEEEQIFEGVAEQSSAKLRVKRANSDVSQLGPDSIGIRAIDSTSLPESIDGHRNTSTSRSCRERSSSIDAAGETVRRREGIHSSASLPLSSTEPSSPRRSQSLRSSPRLNSATNLLSSQSEHLRSSMPRKAGVEIGSKALKGTIARATEDTTLAVIPAAAFRKLTRKFPKASGTVVQVVLERFSRVTFMTAHKYLGLTREILQTESSLNRLVTHPLPRSFYTGGGMQALRERFQPEARAKGSINYDSMKSSPNARVSSKDYFNYVPESPTVKAPSLPAMTPKPFSPIAHKTLLGQTATTPAKNEFHNGGASVPSFNLSTASAISPDASLRHATPFIRRTSAMRQQVAAGDLAMSVHNLPDQSGQAYYRPTAITPGLSKMDTWQQRYSSTWNMNDLPHINGQPVDPQGDGESLLNETFDLKEAVLNSIAKSIGLYQESENNSDTIARSSLAPSVSALSTPNSPMFPPNSGTPLQGSTRSRPPHFGNVLDLINASAQNEGVIEGMLREAAFNSRPDDEASSVSMSLHDSQGGASGGDRKIMKDLERHVEILFFKKDSVLVKEGERSPGMYYVIDGFLETSLPVRSTNSNQENPNSTKGSQNGQSSFGSSSERPFKTALGLDTSKGKGLDDGSKKEETLFTVKPGGIAGYLSSLCCTDSYVDITAKTDCFVGFLPHHTLERIIERRPIVLLTLAKRLLSLLSPLVLHIDAALDWQQLNAGQVLYEKGDKSTDFYIVINGRLRAFTEKDGNMHVLREYGQNDSIGELDVITAVDRSDTVHAIRDSELVRIPAALFDAISIKHPETTIQFMRLIAGRVRRALGDETNGRVPGLPTTDMNLKTVCVLGSTRNVPVAQFAGKLKNALEEIGASTSYLDQATVMRHLGRHAFARIGKLKVAGWLADQEQHYRTVLYVADSPPASQWTLTCIRQADLVLIVSMGDDPSLGEYEKLLLATKTTARKELILLHDERTVAPGSTRQWLSNRPWIQTHYHVELPGVVTPARPIPPVHDAAAIAAFKHLREQVETRIKKYRRLRPFTRPRRPAHMNDFARIARRLCGQQIGLVLGGGGARGISHIGMLQALEEFGIPIDAIGGCSIGSFVGGLYARETDLLETAGRTKQFSGRMGSMWRILSDVTYPFVSYTTGHEFNRGIYKAFYNTHIEDFWIPFFANSTNITHSRMEVHRTGYAWRYVRASMTLAGLLPPLSDNGNLLVDGGYMDNTPIQPLRENGIRDIIVVDVGSIDDTSPRDYGDSVSGWWIFFNRLNPFYERRVLSMTEVSSRLTYVSSVKTLEGVKATPGCHYIAMPVQQFDTLGGFKRFSEVLEIGLKAGRETLKKWKEEGTLPTGLVDEAKGSKAVQRGNRLRRMSI; this is encoded by the exons ATGTCCTCGATACCAACCCCTCCGGACGCCAACGGCAACCCTCTCATTGCTTTAGCTGTTGCCGTCATCTATGCTATTTTATACGTCCTTCAAGGAGTCAAGTATGGTGTCAGCTTGCTTACTATTGGCATCCCGAG CTTTATGGTCCGTATGCTCCAGTACAGCCTGACCATCTCACTCGGCTTTCCACATCTCCTTGCCTTATTTGCCGGCGTGCTTCTCgcgctcttcttcctcataAGGTACCGCTACCTTACACGCTATGCTCAGTTAAAGGAGTCAGCTTTACCACCTCCGTCTCCGCCTGCACTCTCTAGCCGCCTATTGCCTTTGGACGGGGACGGGCTTGGTTTGCCAGATCCTAGGTCGcaaacatcatcatttcatAATTACcttgatgatttcctcTCGGCTATCAGAGTATTTGGCTATTTGGAGAAACCAGTATTCCATGAGTTGAGTCGACATTTGCAAACTAGGAGACTTGCGGCGGGCGATACGCTAGAAATTGGTGGCGGTGAATTCTGGTGCGTTGTGGAAGGCAAGGTGCAAGTG TTCGCGCCGGATGCTTCTCCACAGGGAACCCCAACACCCTCTTCCGATACCAACACCCCTATAAGACCTTCCTTCAACGGTTATCATCTCCTTAATGAAGTATCCACAGGCGGcactctctcatctcttttctcaatcCTTTCCCTATTTACTGAAGATATAAAGCTTTCATGGAGAAATTCtacagatgatgaaggcgaagaggagcaaATTTTTGAAGGTGTTGCTGAACAGTCATCGGCGAAGTTGAGGGTTAAAAGGGCAAATTCAGATGTAAGCCAACTGGGGCCGGACTCTATTGGAATCCGTGCAATAGATTCGACCTCTCTCCCTGAATCAATCGATGGCCATAGAAACACAAGTACTTCCCGAAGTTGCAGAGAACGATCGTCTTCTATAGACGCTGCTGGTGAAACAGTTCGCAGAAGAGAAGGCATTCATTCAAGCGCCTCCCTGCCTCTTTCAAGCACGgagccttcttctccacgaCGTTCTCAGtctcttcgttcttcaCCTCGCCTGAACTCTGCTACGAACTTGTTATCCTCGCAATCTGAACACCTACGGTCTTCTATGCCAAGAAAGGCGGGGGTAGAGATCGGATCAAAAGCGCTGAAAGGGACGATTGCACGGGCGACGGAGGATACAACACTCGCAGTGATTCCTGCTGCAGCTTTTCGAAAGCTAACCAGGAAATTTCCCAAAGCCAGCGGGACAGTCGTGCAGGTTGTCTTGGAAAGGTTTAGCCGTGTTACATTCATGACAG CACACAAATATCTCGGTCTGACTCGCGAAATTCTACAAACGGAATCATCTCTTAACCGGCTAGTGACTCATCCCTTACCACGCTCATTTTACACTGGGGGAGGTATGCAAGCTTTGCGCGAGCGCTTCCAGCCGGAAGCGCGGGCGAAAGGGAGCATAAACTATGACTCAATGAAATCCTCGCCTAACGCCAGAGTGTCTAGTAAAGATTACTTCAACTACGTGCCTGAAAGTCCAACTGTCAAAGCTCCTTCCTTACCTGCGATGACCCccaaacccttctctcctATCGCTCATAAAACCCTCCTGGGACAGACAGCGACGACTCCTGCTAAAAATGAATTCCATAATGGCGGTGCCTCGGTTCCATCATTTAATCTCTCAACAGCTTCGGCAATCAGTCCTGATGCCAGCTTGCGCCACGCCACTCCATTCATCCGTCGTACATCAGCCATGCGCCAACAGGTGGCTGCTGGTGATCTCGCAATGTCTGTGCATAATCTGCCTGATCAATCTGGCCAGGCATACTATCGTCCGACCGCGATCACCCCCGGTCTTTCAAAAATGGATACTTGGCAACAGCGATATTCCAGCACCTGGAATATGAATGATTTACCCCACATCAACGGCCAACCTGTTGATCCCCAGGGAGATGGCGAGTCCCTTCTGAATGAGACGTTTGATTTGAAAGAAGCGGTCCTCAACAGTATAGCCAAATCAATCGGACTGTATCAAGAGTCCGAGAATAACTCTGACACGATCGCTCGCTCTTCCCTGGCTCCATCAGTGAGCGCGTTGTCAACTCCAAACTCTCCGATGTTTCCTCCTAATTCCGGCACTCCGTTACAAGGAAGTACCCGTTCTCGCCCTCCGCATTTTGGCAACGTTCTTGATCTGATAAACGCATCTGCCCAAAACGAGGGTGTCATCGAGGGTATGTTGCGAGAAGCCGCTTTCAACTCCCGTCCGGATGACGAAGCTAGTAGTGTCTCTATGAGCCTCCATGACTCTCAAGGAGGAGCTAGCGGCGGGGATAGGAAGATAATGAAAGATCTGGAACGACATGTAGAGATTTTGTTCTTCAAGAAAGATAGCGTACTGgtaaaggaaggagagaggtcACCAGGCATGTACTATGTGATAGATGGTTTCCTGGAG ACGTCTCTTCCTGTTCGAAGCACAAACTCCAACCAGGAGAATCCTAATTCGACCAAAGGGAGCCAAAACGGCCAGTCAAGCTTTGGAAGTTCGAGTGAGAGGCCTTTCAAAACGGCACTGGGCCTGGATACTTccaagggaaagggattAGATGACGGGTctaagaaggaggaaacCCTATTTACCGTCAAG CCTGGTGGTATCGCTGGatatctctcttccctttgcTGTACAGATTCATATGTCGATATCAC GGCCAAAACAGATTGCTTTGTTGgttttcttccccaccacACTCTGGAGAGAATCATTGAGCGACGACCAATCGTTCTGTTGACATTGGCGAAGAGATTGCTATCCCTATTGTCGCCTCTTG TCCTCCACATTGACGCGGCTCTGGATTGGCAACAATTAAACGCCGGACAAGTCTTA TATGAGAAAGGCGATAAATCAACAGACTTCTACATCGTCATTA ATGGTCGTCTTCGAGCGTTCACTGAAAAGGACGGTAATATGCACGTGCTCCGTGAATATGGACAAAATGACTCTATCGGTGAACTCGATGTGATAACGGCTGTCGATCGCTCGGACACTGTTCATGCCATTCGAGATTCTGAGCTTGTGCGTATTCCGGCCGCATTATTTGATGCAATCAGCATCAAACACCCCGAAACGACGATTCAGTTCATGAGATTGATCGCCGGTAGGGTAAGAAGGGCTTTGGGAGATGAAACGAACGGGCGAGTTCCTGGCTTACCGACTACAGACATGAACCTCA AAACGGTGTGCGTACTCGGCTCTACGAGGAATGTTCCAGTTGCGCAGTTCGCTGGTAAACTCAAAAATGCGTTGGAGGAGATTGGGGCGTCTACGTCGTACTTAGACCAGGCTACCGTGATGCGGCATCTCGGTAGGCATGCGTTTGCCCGTATTGG TAAACTTAAGGTAGCAGGGTGGCTTGCCGATCAAGAA CAACATTATAGAACAGTTCTCTATGTTGCCGACTCTCCTCCAGCCAGCCAATGGACTCTGACTTGCATTCGCCAGGCTGATCTGGTTCTGATCGTTTCCATGGGCGATGACCCTTCTCTGGGCGAATACG AGAAATTGTTGCTCGCTACGAAAACAACGGCAAGAAAAGAATTAATTTTGCTCCATGACGAACGAACTGTTGCTCCTGGATCGACACGTCAATGGCTCAGC AATCGACCATGGATACAAACGCATTATCATGTGGAATTGCCTGGAGTTGTGACGCCCGCTCGCCCTATACCCCCAGTGCACGATGCAGCAGCCATCGCGGCCTTCAAACATCTTCGCGAGCAAGTGGAAACACGAATAAAAAAGTACCGACGTCTGCGGCCATTTACTCGCCCTCGCCGTCCTGCCCACATGAACGACTTTGCTCGAATAGCTCGTCGTCTATGTGGCCAGCAAATTGGCCTCGTTCTTGGGGGAGGGGGCGCACGAGGAATCTCTCATATTGGGATGCTACAGGCGCTTGAAGAATTTGGTATCCCGATTGATGCAATTGGAGGCTGTTCAATTGGAAGCTTTGTAGGGGGCTTATACGCAAGAGAAACTGatctattggagacagCGGGGAGGACTAAGCAATTCTCGGGGAGGATGGGATCGATGTGGAGGATTCTAAGCGATGTCACTTACCCATTCGTTTCATATACGACCGGTCATGAGTTCA ACAGAGGTATAT ACAAAGCATTTTATAACACCCATATAGAAG ATTTTTGGATACCTTTCTTCGCCAATTCGACGAATATCACACATTCGCGCATGGAGGTGCATAGAACTGGATATGCGTGGAGATACGTTCGCGCTTCCATGACTCTTGCCGGTCTATTACCGCCTCTTTCGGACAATGGCAATT TACTTGTAGATGGTGGCTACATGGACAACACTCCAATTCAGCCTTTGCGCGAGAATGGTATCCGTGATATCATTGTTGTGGATGTCGGTTCGATAGATGACACTTCTCCGAGAGACTATGGTGACTCAGTCTCAGGATGGtggatcttcttcaatag GTTGAACCCTTTTTACGAAAGGAGGGTCCTATCAATGACAGAAGTTTCGTCACGACTTACCTA CGTCTCGAGCGTTAAGACGTTGGAGGGTGTTAAAGCAACCCCCGGCTGTCATTACATCGCCATGCCTGTTCAACAATTCGATACTTTAGGCGGCTTCAAGCGTTTCTCCGAAGTCCTGGAAATCGGATTGAAGGCTGGCCGAGAGAcgttgaagaagtggaaagaggagggaacGTTGCCGACTGGTCTGGTAGATGAGGCTAAAGGCAGCAAAGCCGTGCAACGTGGAAACAGGCTCAGGCGAATGTCAATTTGA
- a CDS encoding 40S ribosomal protein eS21, producing the protein MENDKGVLVDLYIPRHCSATNRLITAQDHASIQLQIADVDADGKAIKGSATTIAICGRIRAQGDSDDSINRIATKEGLLKNVWSYTR; encoded by the exons ATGG AGAACGACAAGGGTGTCCTCGTTGACCTTTACATCCCCCGACACTGCTCGGCTACCA ACCGTCTTATCACCGCCCAGGACCACGCCTCTATCCAACTCCAAATTGCCGATGTCGACGCTGATGGCAAGGCTATCAAGGGCTCCGCCACCACTATCGCTATCTGCGGTCGTATCAGGGCTCAGGGTGACTCTGACGACTCTATCAACAGGATCGCTACCAAGGAGGGCT TGTTGAAGAACGTCTGGTCTTACACCCGATAA
- a CDS encoding polynucleotide 5'-hydroxyl-kinase GRC3, giving the protein MSALAARRAAAAAANSKPEQPASSIEEISVPCVLTPPSPKRRKTRQTSPKPPSEAGYSGDGSSSRQFSLAAESLAEKGTGRFSPSAPNSDNGTSSPSVGDSDEDMAQEDVFEERDVIDGARDQRKASVTTYMSASGPSKRLDPVRMDITSQFNPKDNVNLCRITEGQLASAGINDGHPGPGVIVSLAQNESLAIAGLFLLTPLQHALSIYSTVLSPSLSSFPVYAPTSHPLPVISPASTQGSGISSVLNNIEFPLSFQKDFDRTLLLIRENRCGIDGLRNGAVPGFSNIWLEDSGSWELRGVHPVVGSFPVPVYPYYTPPSWSRAISSLSSTDDDLQAPFVGLVKGPKRSGKSTFARALINNLLRRFQKVAWLECDLGQGEFGCGAVVGLWILDKPVLGPPFTHPLLPSRSHCLGTYTPLTCPDEYLAAIRHLIEHYKYDLQYTSEYSALHTALDDKIGTHVPLVINTQGWMKGLGEDLLNAIESMAQPTRVFSFESQPEEIYSGQGWTSTPPWQAAQLPYDPAYPTISPVETESTQTYTLETAPVSALQARYTPADLRVLSTITYFHASLHATQSIPVTWDLSSPLVCKIPWEVELSTGKALEKVYLIGEGSEGVLEEDLPVALNGAIVALVEMLGGYEDQPVVYEQGRSPPPIDSINFLGLAVIRSLSSANSMDSGLKFQLLTPLPPSYLSRARILIKNGALELPLPGMIDWRRGGINEEGMLGKGWEEVPFLDVGGLDIIGGERRRFRKNIMRKGM; this is encoded by the exons ATGTCCGCTCTTGCAGCTAGAAGGGCtgcagcagctgcagccAACTCCAAACCAGAGCAACCTGCCTCCTCTATCGAAGAGATATCAGTTCCCTGTGTCTTGACCCCGCCATCTCCAAAGAGGCGCAAAACCAGACAGACATCTCCAAAACCCCCTTCAGAAGCTGGATACTCTGGTGACGGATCAAGCTCTCGGCAATTTTCCCTGGCAGCTGAATCATTAGCCGAGAAAGGAACAGGACGATTTTCTCCAAGTGCACCTAATAGCGACAATGGCACATCGAGCCCCTCGGTCGGGGACAGTGACGAAGATATGGCTCAGGAAGATGTATtcgaagagagagatgtgATTGATGGAGCAAGGGATCAGCGTAAAGCGTCTGTGACTACCTATATGTCTGCTTCTGGTCCTTCAAAAAG GCTGGATCCGGTGCGCATGGATATTACATCTCAGTTCAATCCGAAGGATAATGTGAACCTCTGCAGGATTACGGAGGGACAGCTTGCTTCTGCTGGGATAAATGATGGGCACCCTGGCCCTGGAGTTATCGTTAGCCTTGCTCAAAATGAA AGCCTTGCGATTGCcggccttttccttctaACTCCATTACAACATGCCCTATCTATCTACTCTACCGTTCTCTCGCCatcattgtcttcttttcctgttTATGCTCCTAcgtctcatcctcttcctgtcaTTTCTCCGGCTTCTACCCAAGGATCGGGTATCTCGTCCGTCTTAAATAATATCGAGTTTCCCCTGTCCTTTCAAAAGGACTTTGATAGAACACTGCTGCTCATAAGGGAGAATAGATGCGGAATAGATGGCTTGCGGAATGGAGCAGTCCCAGGGTTTTCAAATATCTGGCTAGAGGATAGTGGGTCATGGGAATTAAGAGGAGTGCACCCT GTCGTCGGTTCCTTTCCTGTCCCTGTATATCCATACTACACGCCTCCATCCTGGTCGCGTGCCAtatcatctctttcatccactGATGATGACCTTCAAGCCCCTTTCGTTGGTCTTGTCAAAGGCCCTAAGCGGAGCGGCAAGTCAACTTTTGCCAGAGCATTGATCAACAACTTGCTCAGACGTTTTCAGAAAGTTGCCTGGCTGGAATGTGATTTAGGACAAGGTGAATTTGGGTGCGGAGCTGTTGTTGGACTTTGGATCTTGGACAAACCCGTCTTGG GGCCTCCTTTCACGCATCCATTGCTGCCTTCAAGATCTCACTGTCTTGGCACTTATACGCCTCTTACTTGTCCTGATGAGTACCTTGCCGCAATACGTCATCTCATCGAGCATTACAAATATGACCTACAATATACCTCCGAATACTCAGCTCTTCATACAGCTCTTGATGACAAGATCGGTACACATGTGCCTCTCGTAATCAATACTCAGGGTTGGATGAAAGGTCTCGGTGAAGATCTTCTCAATGCCATCGAGAGTATGGCGCAGCCTACGCGAGTGTTTTCTTTCGAATCACAGCCAGAAGAAATTTACAGCGGCCAGGGATGGACCAGTACTCCCCCTTGGCAAGCCGCTCAACTTCCTTATGATCCCGCCTATCCGACCATTTCCCCAGTAGAAACTGAAAGTACGCAAACTTATACCCTCGAAACTGCCCCTGTCTCAGCCCTTCAAGCTAGATATACCCCAGCTGATCTTCGTGTTCTGTCGACGATCACTTATTTTCACGCGTCGCTGCATGCAACGCAGTCTATCCCTGTCACTTGGGATTTGTCTTCGCCCCTTGTGTGCAAGATACCGTGGGAGGTAGAGCTTAGTACTGGAAAAGCTCTTGAAAAGGTCTACTTGATCGGCGAGGGGAGCGAGGGCGTTCTTGAGGAGGATTTGCCAGTCGCGCTCAATGGTGCAATCGTCGCTTTAGTGGAGATGCTGGGAGGCTATGAAGATCAGCCAGTAGTATATGAACAAGGCAGATCACCGCCTCCCATAGACTCAATTAATTTTTTGGGTCTTGCTGTGATTCGATCGCTTTCTTCGGCAAACTCCATGGATTCTGGTTTAAAATTTCAGCTTCtgactcctcttcccccatCTTATCTCTCTCGAGCTcgcatcctcatcaagaaTGGTGCGCTTGAGTTGCCACTTCCCGGTATGATTGATTGGCGTAGAGGCGGTATTaatgaggaagggatgCTGGGAAAGGGTTGGGAAGAAGTACCTTTCCTAGATGTAGGGGGCCTGGATATAATaggaggggagagaagaagattcaGGAAGAACATTatgaggaaggggatgtAA
- a CDS encoding methionine-tRNA ligase yields the protein MSVRNIREAEGLLMNIHDPSKGPVLPKDGQRNVLITSALPYVNNVPHLGNIIGSTLSADVFARYNRTLNVPTLYICGTDEYGTATETKALEEGVTPYELCTKFHKLHTEIYEWFQISFDKWGRTSTPEHTEITQGIYKRLHDNGLFRLETSDQTYCEDDELFLADRFVEGTCPNCGYDDARGDQCDKCALTFSSPTQLINPRCKRNKAHTLSVRPSTHACYRLDLLQPRLVEWMQDARVKGKWGTNAVITDKGEIVEPRMLGEGLRPSAVTRDLKWGVEVPKVGDEEEDKAMEGKVIYVWFDAPIGYPSITATYTDKWEKWWKNPDNVELYQFMGKDNVYFHTVLFPATLLGTKEPWTMLHTISSTQYLNYEDTKFSKSRNIGVFGNNARETGQPPEVWRYYLLSQRPENSDSSFLWSKFIAANNNELLANLGNFVNRVVKFINAKLDSKVPGPEGFAGGEVIPRSDSPDFDFVTDVNTRLKEYREQMDDTKLRGGLATAMALSARGNQYLQENSLDNALLASNPERCAEVLLNAVNLIYILSVVFNPFMPNTSEGILRQLNAPARSLPTKFSIDILPGHVLGKAEYLFKKIDNVNGEQEKKWQRQYGGDAVVADQVVPPGPGGHPEGGKVPKAKDISAESKKAAHEARKAQLAKEKKAAQAAADAKKTPEEKELEAKVEAQGKKLAAIKKGLEEGDAEKEMSVAKSLKTELAELRKRLKGTTI from the exons ATGTCTGTCCGGAATATTagagaagctgaaggaCTTCTCATGAACATTCATGACCCCTCTAAGGGCCCAGT CCTCCCAAAGGACGGACAAAGGAATGTCCTTATCACTTCTGCTTTACCTT ATGTGAACAACGTACCACACCTTGGCAACATCATCGG CTCTACTCTCTCCGCGGACGTTTTCGCAAGATACAATCGGACGCTCAACGTGCCCACCCTCTAC ATTTGCGGAACCGATGAGTATGGAACCGCTACCGAGACAAAG GCCTTAGAAGAGGGTGTCACCCCATACGAGCTTTGTACCAAATTCCACAAATTACATACGGAGATTTACGA ATGGTTCCAGATCAGCTTCGACAAATGGGGGCGTACTTCGACTCCAGAACATACTGAGATTACCCAGGGAATTTACAAGCGCCTCCATGATAACGGGCTTTTCCGTCTGGAAACCAGCGACCAGACTTATTGCGAAGATGACGAACTTTTTTTGGCTGATCGCTTTGTGGAAGGCACTTGTCCTAATTGCGGCTATGAC GATGCCCGAGGTGACCAGTGTGACAAGTGCGCGCTCACCTTTTCATCCCCTACTCAACTTATCAACCCTCGCTGCAAACGCAACAAGGCACACACCCTCTCTGTTCGACCTTCTACACATGCCTGCTATCGTTTGGACCTGCTCCAACCTCGGCTGGTTGAGTGGATGCAAGACGCTCGTGTTAAGGGAAAGTGGGGAACAAATGCGGTCATCACTGATAAAGGGGAGATCGTGGAGCCGAGGATGCTAGGAGAAGGTTTGAGGCCTAGTGCCGTAACGAGAGATCTGAAATGGGGTGTTGAAGTTCCGAAAGTcggagacgaagaggaggataaggCCATGGAGGGCAAGGTAATCT ATGTCTGGTTCGATGCTCCTATTGGCTATCCTTCGATCACAGCAACCTACACCGACAAATGGGAGAAATGGTGGAAGAACCCTGACAATGTGGAGCTCTATCAATTCATGGGCAAAGACA ACGTTTACTTCCATACCGTTCTATTTCCAGCTACGCTGCTCGGTACCAAAGAACCCTGGACCATGCTTCATACCATCTCTAGCACTCAGTATTTGAACTATGAAGATACAAAGTTCAGCAAGAGTAGGAATATTGGTGTGTTTGGCAACAATGCACGAGAGACAGGACAGCCCCCTGAGGTTTGGAGGTAttatctcctctcccagcGACCGGAGAACAGCGACTCGTCCTTCTTGTGGTCCAAATTCATTGCCGCTAACAACAATGAGCTCTTGGCCAACCTGGGCAACTTTGTCAACCGA GTTGTCAAATTTATCAACGCGAAACTCGATTCCAAGGTGCCTGGCCCGGAAGGTTTTGCCGGTGGCGAAGTTATCCCCCGTTCTGATTCTCCAGACTTCGATTTTGTGACCGATGTCAACACCCGCCTCAAAGAATATCGCGAACAAATGGATGACACTAAACTTCGCGGTGGTCTTGCAACTGCAATGGCTCTTTCTGCTCGTGGTAACCAATACCTACAAGAAAATTCTTTGGACAATGCCCTTCTTGCGAGCAACCCTGAGCGATGTGCGGAGGTTTTGCTCAATGCTGTCAACCTCATTTATATCTTGAGCGTGGTGTTTAACCCCTTTATGCCAAACACTTCTGAAGGTATATTGCGGCAACTCAACGCTCCTGCCCGATCTCTCCCTACCAAATTCTCTATCGACATTCTTCCGGGTCATGTTTTGGGCAAAGCCGAATATTTgttcaagaagattgacaACGTCAATGGAGAGCAGGAGAAAAAGTGGCAAAGGCAATATGGAGGGGATGCGGTGGTGGCAGATCAGGTTGTGCCACCGGGCCCCGGCGGTCACCCCGAGGGGGGCAAAGTTCCAAAAGCCAAGGATATCAGCGCAGAATCCAAAAAGGCTGCGCACGAGGCTCGCAAAGCCCAACTTGCtaaagaaaagaaggctgctcaggctgctgctgatgcGAAGAAGACTCctgaagagaaggagttggaggCAAAGGTGGAGGCTCAAGGCAAGAAGCTAGCAGCGATTAAGAAGGGGCtagaagaaggtgatgccgagaaagagatgagcgTCGCGAAGAGTTTGAAAACTGAGTTGGCTGAATTACGAAAGAGACTGAAAGGAACTACCATTTAG